The Streptosporangiales bacterium genome segment ATGGCGCAGGCCACCCACAGCACCGAGTGCAGGGTGGCCGGGTCCTTGCCGGCGGCGCGCCGGCCGACCGCGACCCGCGCCAACACCTGGTCCACCGCGCCGGGCGCGATGCCCGGCACGATGATCGCGCCGTCGCCCAACTCGCCGGCCAGCTCCAGGGTCTTCGGCCCGCTGCCGCTGAGCAGGATCTCCACCGGTCGGGGCGGCCGGTCCCAGGACACGTCCGGACCGTCCGGCCCGATGTCGGCCACCGACCTGGTGAGCAGGGTGCGAATACCGTGCACCGCAGAGCGCAGCTCGGCCAGCCGGGCCACCCCGCCGTTCAGCCGGCGCAGCGCGCTGTCGCCGACCCCCATCCCGAGCCGGACCCGACCAGGGGAGTACTCGTCGAGCGTCTGCACGGTGGACGCCGTGACGGTCCAGTGCCGGTTCACCGGGTTGGTGACCGCCGGGCCGAGGCGCAGCGTCTCGGTGGCCGCCAGGCACAGCGCGATGCTCGCCCAGCACTCCCGCCAGATCAGCGGGCTGTCGCCGACCCACAGCGTGTCGACGATGCCGCCATCCAGCTCGCGGGCGAGGTCGAGCGTCGCCCTGGTGTCGTTGGCCGGGTAGTAGCCGACGCTGACCAGAGGGCGGACCGGACCGCCGGCGGCGTGGTCGTCCCGTTGCACCACGATGCTCCTCCCACTTCTCCAGGTCGGTTGGTCTCGCCTACCGCCAGCGGCGCGCCAGGTGCCGTTCCAGCGCCCACAGGCTGGTGGTGCCGACCAGCGACGTGACGATGAGCAGGAGCACGGCGGCCCCCATCAGCTCGTACTGGGCCAGCGTGTACTTGGCGATGATGATCTGGCCGAGGCCGGCCTTGGAGCCGATGATCTCGGCGAACACCACGCCGACCAGGCTCAGGCTGAACGCCAGCCGCAGGCTAACCGCGAGCGAGGGCAGCGCGGCCGGGATATCGAGCTTGAGCAGTCGCAGATACCACGGCATGGCCAGGGATCGGGCCACCCGCCCGTAGATCTCCGGCACCGTGGCCAGCGCGCCGCCGAAGTTGATGATCACGGGGAACACGCCGAAGATGAACCCCATCGTCACCTGCGAGGTCGAGCCGAGCCCGAACACCAGCATCAGCACCGGGTAGATGGCGATCTTGGGAATCCCGTTCAGCGCCAGGATAGTGGGCTCCAGGATGCGCCGGGCCAGCCTGGACAACCCGATCAGCGCACCGAGAAGCACGCCGGCGACCATGGCGAGCAGGAACGCGACCAGACCGCCCAGCGCGGTCTTGCCGACCGCGTCGGTGAACTCCGTCGAGGAGAAGTTGTCGATCAGGGCGCGCACCGTGGCCACCGGCTCGGGCACCACGAACAGCGCCAGGGACAGCAGGTACCAGACAACGGCGGCGACCACGAGGACAACCAGCGGTCCGACCGGGAACCGACGCCGCCGGGTGCGCCCGGCACGCCGGGCCCGGCTCGGCGCGGCGGTCGTCGGCGCGCCGTCCGGATCGGCCCCGGGTGGATTGGTCGTCGCGGCCGAACGGTTGGCGTTCATTCGTGATGCCTCAGCGACACGGCGCTCACCGCGAGCAGCGCGGTCACGACCACAAAGGACAGTGCGAGGGTGGCGGCGAGGAACAGGTACATGCTCGGCAAGTGGAACGTCTCGTACTGGTGCCGGACGGCGTAGCCGAGCCCTTCGCTGCTGACCATGAACTCCATCCCGATCGTGCCGACGAGGCTGTAGACGGCCCCCACCCGCGCCCCGGTGAAGACCTGCGGCAGCGCGGCCGGCAGCTCGATCCGGCGGAACCGCAGCAGCCTGGGCAGCTGCAGCGCCAGGTGGACCATCCGGTGGATCTCCTTCTGCTCACGGAATCCGATCCAGGTGTTGAGCGCCACCGGTACCGAGCACATCACCATGGAGATCGCGATGATCGGCCAGGAGTTGATGCCCAACAGCACCAGCAGGAACGGGTAGAAGACCACCAGCGGCACCGCGTAGAAGGCCAGCAGGTACGGCTCAAGCGCGCGGCCGAGCACCGGCAGCCGCCAGAACAGCACGCCGAGCCCGAAGCCGAGCAGGAAGCCGGCCACCAGGCTGGCCACCACCCGTACCGAGGTGACCGCCAGGTGGTCCAGGAAGGTCGCCGGCGCCGGGTCGGTCAGCTGGGTCTGCGCGCCGATGATCTCGTCCAGCGGTGGGAAGGTCCTGGTGTCCACGAGGTCGGTCTCGGTGACCAGCCACCAACCCGCGGCGATGATGACCGCGAGCACCAGGAACGTGAGCACCTGTGACTTGAGCGTGCGGACTAGCTCCCGCTGCATGACCCGACCCCTCACCGCGATCCCAGGAGATGCTCGCGCTCGTCGAACGCGCGCTGCGACTCCTTCCGCATCACCGTCCAGATCCGCGCGTTGAGGCGCTGATACTCCTCGATGCTCAGCAGTTCGGGCCCGCGCGGATAGTCGAACGGGACGGTCAGCCGTTCGCTGATCGTCGCCGGCCGGTAGGACATCACCCAGACCTCCTGGCTGAGCAGCACGGCTTCCTGGATGTCGTGGGTGACGAACAGGACGGTCTTGTCGGTGCTCTGCCACATCCGCAGCAACTCGACGCCGATCATCAGCCGGGTCTGCGGGTCGAGGGCACCGAACGGCTCGTCCATCAGCAGCA includes the following:
- a CDS encoding LLM class flavin-dependent oxidoreductase; translation: MVVQRDDHAAGGPVRPLVSVGYYPANDTRATLDLARELDGGIVDTLWVGDSPLIWRECWASIALCLAATETLRLGPAVTNPVNRHWTVTASTVQTLDEYSPGRVRLGMGVGDSALRRLNGGVARLAELRSAVHGIRTLLTRSVADIGPDGPDVSWDRPPRPVEILLSGSGPKTLELAGELGDGAIIVPGIAPGAVDQVLARVAVGRRAAGKDPATLHSVLWVACAIDEEERAWADVRPWVASILRHPLAFDTSQEVDAVRKRIRAGYDFSHHMSHESRHGEELPVEVLRDFAIAGTEDQVLDGLNAAARLPVEELGLVVMGRDVHEQVARLNKLLNESWLVR
- a CDS encoding ABC transporter permease subunit; its protein translation is MNANRSAATTNPPGADPDGAPTTAAPSRARRAGRTRRRRFPVGPLVVLVVAAVVWYLLSLALFVVPEPVATVRALIDNFSSTEFTDAVGKTALGGLVAFLLAMVAGVLLGALIGLSRLARRILEPTILALNGIPKIAIYPVLMLVFGLGSTSQVTMGFIFGVFPVIINFGGALATVPEIYGRVARSLAMPWYLRLLKLDIPAALPSLAVSLRLAFSLSLVGVVFAEIIGSKAGLGQIIIAKYTLAQYELMGAAVLLLIVTSLVGTTSLWALERHLARRWR
- a CDS encoding ABC transporter permease subunit, with protein sequence MQRELVRTLKSQVLTFLVLAVIIAAGWWLVTETDLVDTRTFPPLDEIIGAQTQLTDPAPATFLDHLAVTSVRVVASLVAGFLLGFGLGVLFWRLPVLGRALEPYLLAFYAVPLVVFYPFLLVLLGINSWPIIAISMVMCSVPVALNTWIGFREQKEIHRMVHLALQLPRLLRFRRIELPAALPQVFTGARVGAVYSLVGTIGMEFMVSSEGLGYAVRHQYETFHLPSMYLFLAATLALSFVVVTALLAVSAVSLRHHE